CTTCTGCGGCTATGATACGCCCCCACGCCAAGCTAAGCTGCCCGACTCCAGCTGTAATATGAAATGTCTGGGCAATATTAAAGAGATTTGTGGTGGCTACTTTGCCATGAATGTCTACGAAACGGGCATTGCTAGTAAGTAACACTAGTTCTGCTATATTTCTAGTCTATGcttatgttttgcttttgtttttacagaGTTCACAGCACAGGTGGCGGCAACAGGCGCCCCAGAGACCCAACCCCGCGTACGTATTGCCTTTTTGCTTACGTTAAATGGACGCGCCTTGAGGCAAGTGCATCGCTTAATACGCGCGGTATATGCGCCGGAACATGTCTACTATATACACGTGGATGCGGTGagtatgtgtgtttatatagatatatgtgtgtgcgcttggtAAGGCggatttttataattaaggcGTCAGCAGTTTTGCTAATTGTGcacaattgcaaatattgcaaTGGACAATGACCCTAATTGAAACGCCTTtgtaaacaagcaaacattttttttaaatgaaactaattaaaatgaattttcacAGCGCCAGGATTACTTGTACCGCCAGCTACTGGAGCTGGAACGAAAGTTTCCCAATATACGTCTAGCGCGCAAACGCTTCTCCACTATCTGGGGCGGTGCCTCGCTGCTGACCATGCTGCTCCAAAGCATGCATGATCTACTTGAGTCCAGCTGGCATTGGGATTTTGTCATTAATCTAAGCGAAAGTGATTTTCCAGTTAAGACGCTGGACAAACTGGTGGACTTTCTCAGCGCCAATCGCAATCGCAACTTTGTTAAGGGACATGGCAGAGAGACACAGCGTTTTATACAAAAGCAGGGACTGGACAAAACGTTCGTAGAGTGTGATACGCATATGTGGCGCATAGGAGATCGCAAGCTGCCCGCAGGCATACAAGTGGATGGCGGCAGCGATTGGGTGGCACTTTCCAGACCCTTTGTAGCGTATGTGACCCAACCACAGACGCAGGACAAGTTGCTGCAGTCGTTGTTGCATCTGTTTAAGCACACTTTGCTGCCGGCGGAGACTTTCTTTCATACGGTGCTGCGCAATACGCGTCATTGTCTTAGCTATGTGGATAATAATCTGCATGTGACCAACTGGAAACGCAAGCAGGGCTGCAAGTGTCAGTATAAGCATGTTGTTGACTGGTGTGGCTGCAGTCCCAATGACTTTAAGCCGGAGGATTGGGCACGTTTGCAGTCGACGGCATCAAAGTCGCTTTTCTTTGCGCGCAAATTCGAGCCGATTATCAATCAAGCAgtactgctgcagctggaggaATGGCTCTATGGACCCTACACCAGCGAGTATGCCAATCTACATGGCTATTGGCAGTCATTGTATCATCATGAGGATGTCCAAGGCGCTCATTCGGATCTTACGCGTACTATGGGTGAAAGCCTGATGCGTTTGGCTGCGCATCAAGCTCGTCTggagccgctgcagctgctcgagcTTACGCATTATCTGCATCGCGATCAGTACAAGGGTTTCTTAGTGCGCTTCAACGCTCAACAGCGCAATACgtccaagctgctgcagctagaGACGCGCGTGCGACCCGTGCAGTTGGGTAAGCTGGCTAGGAATGCGCGTTTCAGCAAACGTTTGCGCAACTTTGAAGTCTCCACGGACTACGATCAGAAGGAGCAAGTGGCGCGCAACTTTGCCAAGTTTTTGGGCCCGCATAGCGAGCTGCTCTTGAGCTACACATATCAAGGCATCACTGATGCACAGGATGCCGCGCATTCTTATAACTTAACGCTGCTTTGGTTGGATCCGCTGGGACGTCTGCAGGTAAGCTGCAGCCAAGCATTACTAAAACAATTACTACTAATAGTTACTTTTGCAGGACTTTAATGAGCTGCATGTGGAGGAGTCGCAAACAGATGTTATTAACTATTCCAAAACGTTGCTCAAACAACCGCTTACGCCGGGTATTTGGACTGCTAAGCTTATTGGACGCACTGCCATTTATGCACAGCTGAAGTTTCTAGTTGCACCGCTTGCCTTTGACAAAGGTGAGccgctggcaacagcagcagcagccagtgcaGTCAATGCCGGCATTGATCTATCGCTACCCGACGAGTTTGAGCTACCTTTGgagtggcagcaacatgtaCATAATGACGACGAGCATTTCGCGCTACGCGAGCACATACTGGCTAATGGTCAGTTAGTTGG
The DNA window shown above is from Drosophila busckii strain San Diego stock center, stock number 13000-0081.31 chromosome 3L, ASM1175060v1, whole genome shotgun sequence and carries:
- the LOC108598094 gene encoding xylosyltransferase oxt: MVMDQQSTSPTLSVRWIRRYRAFFLILLFIIAIQLFLAYKSVDIENQPVPLQEEPEDAAQLRQAQVTERSVRLTADQLGFEPDCDINSKEAISALTRAKTTDCRKHIAQIACAIQADRFYATKLQSSCPAGNHTANVSLGCYRDDKDTRLLSGYFTSFKTSNSPSACIELCLQSGYPYAGVQYARECFCGYDTPPRQAKLPDSSCNMKCLGNIKEICGGYFAMNVYETGIAKFTAQVAATGAPETQPRVRIAFLLTLNGRALRQVHRLIRAVYAPEHVYYIHVDARQDYLYRQLLELERKFPNIRLARKRFSTIWGGASLLTMLLQSMHDLLESSWHWDFVINLSESDFPVKTLDKLVDFLSANRNRNFVKGHGRETQRFIQKQGLDKTFVECDTHMWRIGDRKLPAGIQVDGGSDWVALSRPFVAYVTQPQTQDKLLQSLLHLFKHTLLPAETFFHTVLRNTRHCLSYVDNNLHVTNWKRKQGCKCQYKHVVDWCGCSPNDFKPEDWARLQSTASKSLFFARKFEPIINQAVLLQLEEWLYGPYTSEYANLHGYWQSLYHHEDVQGAHSDLTRTMGESLMRLAAHQARLEPLQLLELTHYLHRDQYKGFLVRFNAQQRNTSKLLQLETRVRPVQLGKLARNARFSKRLRNFEVSTDYDQKEQVARNFAKFLGPHSELLLSYTYQGITDAQDAAHSYNLTLLWLDPLGRLQDFNELHVEESQTDVINYSKTLLKQPLTPGIWTAKLIGRTAIYAQLKFLVAPLAFDKGEPLATAAAASAVNAGIDLSLPDEFELPLEWQQHVHNDDEHFALREHILANGQLVGHQLHRWIDELVSKFFQLRESCVAQPANALPGLPLCQDTSWSSLAADPKSDMEALLKR